TCACCCGCGGGAGCGGAGCGCTCGCGCGCGCTGGGCCTGTGGTTCATGCAGCTGGGGCTCAACGCCGCGTGGTCCCACCTGTTCTTCCGCAAGCGCCAGCTCAAGGCCGCCGCGGTGGAGAACTGGGCGCTCCTGGGCAGCATCGCGGCGTATACCGCCGCCGCCAGCCGCGTGGACCGCAAGGCGCCGTGGTTCATGGCGCCGTACCTGGGCTGGGTGTCCTTCGCCAACGTGCTGTCGACCGACATCGCCCGGCGCAATGCCTGACGCCGGGCGCTCTCTCCTCGCGCGCTAGTTGCGCATGCGCGAGGGGGGAACCGCGTTGTTGAAGGACAGCACCGCGGCGAAGTAGCGCGCCTGGTTCTCCGAGGTGCAGCGCACCTCCTGGATGCGCCCGCCGACCTTCACCCGGACGATCCACCCTTCATTGTCCTGGCTGACAGGGGACTCACTCGTCATCGTCATGTTTTCCATGGGTCTTCTCCCTCCCGTGCACCCCCTATGAGCAGGGGGCGTGCCAGGGCTGGGAAGCGTGGGATTCCAGCCCTTTGCATGAAGCCTTCGTCCGGGGCGGAGAGGCGGGGCTGAAGTTCTTTCAGGTGGGGGGCGACCGCGGCTTCAGTGGAGGTGGCGATCAGGCCACACCTGCGGGAGGGCGGGCCGCACGGAGGCGAGTGTCGGCAGCGCGACGTAGAAGGTGGACCCCCGGCCCGGCACGCTCTCCACCCAGATGCGGCCGCCGTGGCGCTCCACGATGTCGCGGCTGATGTAGAGGCCCAGGCCCAGCCCGCCGTAGGAGCGGGTGGAGGCGTTGCGCGCGCGGAAGTAGCGGTCGAAGAGCTGCTGCTGCTGATCCTCCGGGATGCCGATGCCCGGGTCCGCCACGGACAGCACCGCGACGTCGTCCGTCAGGGACAGCCGCACGCGGATGGTGCCGCCGTCGGGGCTGTACTTGAGCGCGTTCTCCAGCAGGTTGGAGATGACCTGCTCCAGCCGGAACGTGTCGCCGTGGACGGAGATGGGCTCCTGGGGAGGTTCGAAGTCGAAGGTGTGGTTGCCCTTCTGGCCTTCCATGCCGGCGAGCGTGTGCTCCACCAGCAGGTCGAAGCGGGTGGCCTCCGGGTGCAGGGCCAGCCGGCCTGCTTCGATGCGCGAGGCATCCAGCAGGTCGTTGATGAGGCCGGTGAGGCGCGTGAGCTGGTGGCGTGCGTGGCGCAGCACGCCGGGGTCCAGGTTCTCGCCACGCTCCAGGCGGCGCTCCAGCGTGGCCAGGCGCAGGCTCAGGGGCGTCAGCGGCGTCTTCAGTTCGTGGCTCGCGATGGAGAGGAAGTCGTCGCGCACGCGGACGGCCTCCTGGGCCTCGCGGTACAGGTGCGCGCGCTCCTCCTCCGCGCGCCTGCGCTCGGTGATGTCCTCGATGAGGACGCCCACGCCCAGGACGCGGCCGTCGGGGGTGCGCACGGGATAGAAGCTGCCCCGGAAGCAGCGCCGGGGGCCGGGGACGCCCAGGTCGTCGTCGGAGACGGACTCCTGGTTCACCAGGGGCTCACCGGTGCGCAGCACGTGGCGGGGCCCCTGCTCCGCGATGGTGCCCGGCTCTCCGAGCAGCTCCGGCAGCGTGCGGCCCGGGTGGTCCTCCGCGGGGATGCCATTGATGCGCGCGAGCGTTTCGTTGACGCGCACGTAGCGCAGGTTCGTGTCCAGGAAGCCGATGCCCACCGGCGCGCTGCGCACGAGCAGGTCCAGCTGGGCCAGGTTCTCCTCGCGCTCGGCCTCCACGCGGCGGCGCTCGGTGATGTCCTCCACGATGCCGACGCCGCCCTCCACGGTGCCGTCCTCTGCGTAGCAGGGGGCGAAGCGGATGCGCACGGGGATGACCTTGCCGGTGGTGAGCGAGCGGTAGTCGCCTTCGTAGTCGCAGGGACGGCCGGCCAGTGACTCGCGCACGCAGGTCATGATGCCCTCGTCGCGCAGCGTGAGCAGGTGCAGGCCCACCAGGTTGCGCTTCGACGTGCCGATGAAGCTCGAGAAGAGGTTGTTGCACGCGGTGATGACGGGGTTGCGGTCGAAGTGGAAGATGCCCAGGGGCGCGTTCTCCACGAGCAGCCGGTAGAGCCGGTCCACCGTCTCCTGATGCGAGGCCGGGCGGGGGCCGCCGGGGATGTGCTCCACCGGCTCCTCCAGCGAGTCGATGATCTCGTGCATCCGGCGCAGCGTGAAGACGATGCGCTCATGCCCGTCCAGGCCGGTGGCGCCCACGGTCATTTCCACCTGCAGCTCCACGCCGTCCCGCCGCCGGGCGAAGACGCGCGTGGGCCGCCCGCCGAGCGCCTTGCGGCGCGACAGCAGGTAGCGCGGCAGGCTGAGGCCGTGGAAGTGGTGCAGGCGGGGCGGGAAGAGGTCGGTGACGGGCCTGCCTACGAGCTGCTCGCGGTCCCAGCCCAGCAGCCGCTCCGTGGCCGCGTTGATGTGCAGGATGCGCTCATCCGGACCGCACGCGATGAAGGGGTCCACCGCGGCGTCCAAGATGGCTTCCAGCTCCCGTGCGGCTCCTGCGGCCATGCCTCGCTCCTGGTGGGAACCGGCACGCGTCTCTTCTCGCCGCGTGGCCGGCCCTGCCGGGCGGTGGGGGCTCCCCGGCGTTGGCGGGCGCGCGTCTTGGCGCCCGTGCGCGTTCCCTTTGCCTACAGGTACACACTGTGGGCCGGAGCGGCGCGGCGAGGTTGGACGGCTGGACGATGACGGCACCCCTGGAGGCCGGGCGGGCGGGCGGGTACAGGAGGGAGCATGCGTGAACCCCGAACCGCCGCCGTGCTGCTCGCCCTGTCCTTGCTGGGGATGGGCTGTGCTGGAGCCCGGAGCACGCCTCCGGCGGTGCCTGGCCCGCTCGTCTACAAGAGCGAGGCGGTGGGCGCTCCGAAGCCCGAGGCGCTGCTCGTGGCCCTGCACTTCTCCGGGTCCACGCCCGCGTTCTGGGACGCGCCCGTCCAGTCGCTGGGCATCCCGGTGCGCACGCTGCTGCCCCAGGGCCCCAGGCCCCGCCGCGACGGCTTCACGTGGTTCCAGGCCGACCACGAGGAGAAGACGTGGGAGGGGAAGACGGAGGACGTGGAGCGCATGGCGGAGCGGCTCGCGGAGTTGATTCGCGAGGTCCGGGCGGCGCATCCGGAGCTCCGCCGCGTCGTGGTGACGGGGTTCTCCTACGGGGGAGACCTGGCGTGGATGCTGGCCATCCGGCACCCGGAGCTGGTGGACGCGGCGGTGCCCATGGGGACGCGGCTGCTGGGCGACCCGGGCCAGGAGCCGCCTGTGTCACGGAAGGTGCTGGTGCTCCAGGGGGAGCAGGACGCCATCATCCCCGTGCAGCACACGCGCGAGCGGGTCGCGGAGCTGCAAGGCCGGGGTGTCCCCATCGACGTGAGGACCTACCCGGACCTGGGCCACGACGTGTCGCCCGCGTTGCTCGAGGACTGGCGCGCGTTCCTGCGCCAGTCGTTGCAGGGGCAGATCGACTGAAGCCACTGAGGCTCAGCGCCGACGCTTGGGCGTCGTGCGGCCGCGCTTCGCTGCTGGCTTGCGCACGGGCTTCCGCGCGGGGGCGGCTGGCTGCGCGTTCAGCGTGAGCGTCTCCAGCTTCTCGCGCAGGGTGCGCGTCTCCTGCTTGAGCGCGTCCAGCTCCTCTCGCAGCGAGGCGACTTCACGGGCCTGGGGCGCGCCTTCGCGCAGGGCGCGCACGGCCTCGCGGGCGTAGCGGCGGGTGCGCGGGTCGCTGAAGGTCGTGCCCTCCAGCGCGGGCAGCAGGCGGCGGTCGCCCAGCGTGGAGGCCGCGTCGCAGACCGCCAGCTGCACGCGGAACTGCGGGTCACGCAGGAGCTGCGCGAACAGGTCCACCGCTTCGCGCTTGCGGTTCGCCACCTCCGCCAGCTTCGCCACGGTGCTCACGGCCGCGCGGCGCAGGAACGCGGGCTGGCCATACGCGGTGCGTGCCACGGCCACCGGGAACGCGGCGGGGTCCTGCGTCTCCGCGAGCCCGTCCATCGCGCCCGCGCCGATGACGTCCTGGAACGACGGCCTCGCGGTGGCGGCCTCCAGCAGGGGCAGCGCATCCGGCGCGCGCACGCGGCCCAGGGCCCGGGCGGCCTCCGCCTCCACGAAGTAGCTGGCGTCCCCGGCCTCCAGCAGCGCGCGCAGGCTCCCCGCCGCCTCCACGTCGTGGCGGAACTCGCCCAGCGCGGAGACGACGGCGCGGCGCACGCGCGGATGCTCGGTGGCGACCGCGTCCAGCAGGAGCGCGCGGGCCTCCGGCGTGCGGATGCGGCCCAGGGCCTTCGCGCACGCGGCGCGGGTGGCCCAGAACAGCTTCGCGTCCTTCAGCGCGCGGCCCAGCGCCTCCACCGAGCGCAGGCCTCCGTCCTTCCCCAGCGCGTGCGCGGCCTCCGTGCGCGCGCGGGCCTCCGGGGCATTCGCCAGCTCCTCGCGCCACAGCCCCACGGCCTTGTCCACGTCCAGCATGCCCAGCACGTCACGGCGCGGATCCACGCGCACCTGCGTGGGCGCGGCGGGGCAGGGCAGGTGGAAGCGGTGCTCCGCGTCCGTGAGCTCCAACCGGTGGCGTGTGTCCTCGCCGTTCACCGTGACGGCCACCTCCAGCGGCAGGCGGAAGACGGGCGTGCCCGAATCCGTGCGCTGCGTCTGGCGCACGGTGATGCGCAGGCGCGCGTCGTCCGCCTCGTAGCGGACCTCCACCTTCAGCTCCGGGTGGCCGGGGGAGAAGACGTACTGGTCGAAGACCGGGTCCAGGTTGTGGCCGGTGGCTTCTTCAAAGGCGCGCGCCAGGTCCACCGTCTCCACCACGCCGTGGCGGTGGGACGCGACGTAGTGGCGCAGGGCGCGCACGAAGAGGTCATCCCCCACGCGGCGGCGCAGCTCGTGGAGCACCAGCCCGCCCTTCTCGTAGAGGTGGCGGTCGAACAGGTCCATGGGCGCCTGGAACTTCCGGGCGACGATGGGGCGCGCGTAGCGCTCGCGCGTCTCGGAGAGGTAGGCCTCCAGGTCGAGCGCCCGGTGGTGGTCGGCCTCGTCCCGGTTGTCGCCGCGCTCCTTCCAGAGCACCTCGAAGTAGGTGGCGAAGCCCTCGTTGAGCCAGCCGTGGGGCCAGTCGCGGCAGGTGAGCAGGTCGCCGAACCACTGGTGCGCCAGCTCGTGGGAGATGAGCGGCTCGGCGTTGTAGTCCAGGTGCGCCCGCGCGTCGTGCAGCACGGTGTCCACCAGCGTGGTGGCGGTGGTGTGCTCCATGCCGCCCAGGATGAACTCCGTGACGAACACCTGCGCGTAGCCGCTCCACGGGTAGGGCTCACCGGTGATGGACTCGTACGCGGCAATCATTTGCGGCGTGCGCGCCACGCACCGGAGCGCGTCCTCGCGGCGGCCCTTGGGGAACAGGTAGCGCAGCGGCGTGGTGCCGGCGGTGTCGGTGGCCTCGTCGAACTCGCCCACCACCAGCGTGACGAGGTAGGGCGCGTGCGGCTGCGCCATGCGGTGGTGCTGGGTGCGCCGCTCGCCGGTGGTGACGTCGCTGACGAGCACGCCGTTGGACAGCGACGTCATGGTCGCCGGGAAGGTGGCGATGACCTCCGACGTGGCCTTCTGCGCGGGCGTGTCCAGGCAGGGGAACCAGCAGCGCGCGTCGATGTCCTGGCCCTGCGTCCACGCCTGGAGCGGGCGGTCGGGGTAGCCCGCGTCGGGTCCCCAGAAGTAGAGGCCGCGGCGGGGGCGGGCGCGGTAGGTGAGCGCGATGTCGCACGCCTGGCCCGCGTCGAGCGCGCGGGGCAGCTCCACGCGCACGTGCGCGCCGGAGTTGGAGAAGGGGACGGAGCGGCCGTCGACGCGGGCCTCGATGACGTCCAGGTCCACGGCGTCGAAGGTGACGGTGGACACGGTGCGGACGGCGGACACGCGGGTGGTGCAGGTGCCGGCCAGGGCGCGCTGGGTGAAGTCCAGGTCCAGCTCGATGCGCACGTGCTCGGCGCGCACGGGGCGGGGCGCGGCGTAGTGCTCGGTGGCGCCGGGGAGGCTGAACGGATGCGGGTCGGAGGACCCGGCGGCGGCAGGGGCGTGGCGGTGGCAGCAGCGCATAGGGGAAGGTGACTCTTCCGCAAGCCCGCCCCGGGGTCGAGACGCTTCGAACCGCGTCTTGTCTGAATTCCTGGGTCCGGACCCGCCAGGTTGGGAGGGGAACGGATGGGGGCCGGGGCGCGAAGGTCCTAAGATGGGAGGACCGTGCAGGCCGTTCTCTACTTCTCCGACAAGCAGGTCCGCGAGAAGCTCTTCTCGTTCGTGGACGCGGCGCAGGGGCTGCTGCTGGTGGCCGGCGTGCGCCACGGCGCGGCGATGACGCGTCCACCGCAGGCGCGCGAGCCCTTCGCGGCGCTGGAGGACCTGTTCGGGCACGTCCTGTCGCAGGTCATCGTGGCGGACGAAGGCACCACGGAAGGCATGTGGAGGGATCCGCTGGGGGACCTGGGCGACCGGCTCTATCCGGAGGACAAGAAGCGCGCCTACGCGGCGGCCACGGGCTACGTGCTGCTGGAGGGCGGCAAGCCGCGCGCGGTGGTGCGCAAGCATGCGAGTCCCGCTGAGGATTTGTGGTTCCTCCAGGAGGCCCTGAGTCGCCTGTCTCACAGCATCCCCGCGCCCGACCCGGAGAAGCGCCCTGGCCACCGCCGCCCCGAGCCCGCGCCCAGGGCTCCGCCGCGCTACGGTCCCGCGAGTGACAGCGGAGCGCCGGAGGAACCCGCGGATCCCTGGCGCCGCTCCAGCGCTCGCGGCGATGCGTCCTCGCGAGGGAGCACTGGCGCCCGCCCGGGTTCTGGCAGGGCCCGCGTGTGGCAGGCCGACGAAGCCACGCCCCCGCGCGGCAGCCGTGCCGTCGCGGCCGAGCCCGAGACGAAGGACCCCTGGACGGTGCTGGGCATCGAGCGGGGCACTCCCAAGGACGAGGCGCGCAAGGCGTTCCGCACGCTCATCGCGCAGTACCACCCGGACAAGGTGGCCCACCTGGCGCCGGAGTTCCACGCGCTCGCGGAACGCCGCACGCGCGAAATCCTGGACGCGTGGGAGGCGCTGGAGCGCGACGCGGACTAGTGCACCGTGCGGCGCGGCTTCGTTCGCGCGGGGCGCTTCAGCCGGGCCTCCAGGTAGTCCTTCAACACCACGGCGTTGTTGTGCTCGGTGTCGCGGGCACCGAAGAGCAGGGTGACTCGGCCCTGTCGCGCGGCCTCGAGCAGCGGCTCCCACGCGTCGTGGTGCGCGTCCAGCTCGCGGGTGTACCGGCGCCGGAACTCGTCCCAGCGCTCCACGTCGTGGGCGAACCACCGCCGCAGCTCCGTGCTGGGCCCCACCTCGCGAGGCCAGCCGTCCAGATGGAGGTCCGCCTTCTTGAGCCCCCGAGGCCACAGCCGGTCCACCAGGAAGCGGGTCCCCGCCCGAGAGTCCGGGCCGTGCTCGTCATAAACGCGCTGGAGTCGAATCATCGTCGCGCTCTCCCAAGGGCACGCTGACCACGCGAGGCGCGCGTGGGGAGCACCCACCGGGGACGCGGCGGCCCGCTTCTCAGGTCACCAGCGCGGGCGCCGGTGCAGCCAGCCGGAAGCGCGCGATGAGCGGCACGTGGTCGGACAGGCCGTGGAAGCGGCTGGTCAGGTCTCCGAAGGGACGCGTCTCCTCCGTGTCCAGCCAGCTCACGCCGCCACCGGAGAACAGGTGGTCCAGGTGCATGCGCATGTGCATGAATCCCGCAGTGGGGAAGGCGCGGGACAGGGTCGGGTTGATCTGCCCCACGGCCGCCTGGGCGCACGTCAGGTGCGCATCCCCCGTGAGGTAGCGGAACACCGGCGACGACGGCGGCGAGTTGAAGTCCCCGCACACCACGAACGGCTCCTCCTTCGCGTGCAGCCCGATGAAGCCCGTGAGCTTCTTCGCCTCGTGGAGCTGGTTGACGCCGCAGCCCATCTTGTCGCGCGTGGCCCAGAACTCGCGGGCGAACGGCGTGGGCAGGCTCAGGTGCGTGTTGAAGATGTGGAACGCGCGCTGGTCCGCGCGGCGGATGACGCGCATGTGCGCGCAGATGCGGCTCTGCTTGCGCTCCTTGAGCCCCTGCACGTGGTGGTGCGTGATGTGCTCCGGCGCCTCCACGTTGTGCCGGTCCACCTGGAGCGTGCGCGTGTTGACGAGCATCGCCAGCCCCGTCGTGTACAGCGACAGCTCCCCCACCTTGTAGTGGTGCGCGCGGAAGTAGAACGCCTCGTAGGGCATGTCCCTCCCCTGGAGGGCGAACGTCTCCTCCACGCGCGTCATGAAGGCTTCCAGCTGCGTCTCACCCGGGCGGGTGGGCCGGTGCACGATGTTGCTGCGCAGCGAGGAGGTCTCCACCTCCTGGAGGCAGACGATGTCCGGCAGCGGGTCCAGGGTGGCCAGGGCGGCAGCCACCCGGCGCTTGGGGCCCAGGGTGCTCGCGAGCCCCCTCAGCATGTGGCCGAAGTAGCGGACGTTGTACGTGACGATGCGCAGCGCTGACGGCTCCATGGTCCGGTCGCTACCTCCCCGTGCGTCGCGGTGAAAAATGGGAAGCCCCAGGACGAACGTCCAGGCCTCCCTGCTCTCTTCACCATGGGATGCGTCGGCGCCATCCGCGATGTGCCAGCAGGCGGACGAGGCCCCCGTCCGCCCGCCTGCTCACGGAGCGGGCTTCACCCGCACCATCGTGTCCAGCAGGTGCTCCAGCGCGCGGTCCGGGTCGTCACACAGGCCCGCGTGCACCGGGCCCGTCTGGAGCATGGTGCTCCGCGGCGCCACCAGCCAGTGCCAGCGCTCCTTCTGCGGCAGCCGCCCAATGGGCCCCGCGTCCTTCCCGCCCACGCACACGCGGCGGAAGCTCTCCAGGTGGCCCGCGAGCAGCTCCACGTCCGCGTCCGGTGACAGCGCCTTCAGCCGCGCCACGTCCAGCTCCACGCGCGCGCCCAGGAAGCGGTGCTGCACGCAGAAGAGGACGACGCCCACGTTGATGAACTCCTCGCGCTCCACGCGAGGCACCAGCCGGATGATGGCGTAATCAAACGAGCTGGGCGTGGGCACGCGTCGCCTCCTCGATGAATGCCGGCGCCGCTTCCAGCCTGCGCATCAGCCACGTCACGTACGCCGCGCGGTGCTCCGCGGTGGACGCGAACGCGGGCTCCTGGCCCAGCCACGCCTCCGGAATGGACCCCACGATGCGCTCCACCACCTCCCGCGTCACCCGCGACTGGAGCAGGTCTCCGGCCTCCGCCAGCCCGTGCGCCCATGGCAAGAGCACGTGGTCCTTGATGGGCGCGAAGCGCGTCTGGCTGCGCTCCTCCCACCCGTCCCACGAGTGGTGGAAGTACATCGCCGCCCCGTGGTCGATGAGCCAGAGGTTGCGGTGCCACACCAGGAGATTGGGGTTCTTCGGCGTGCGGTCCACGTTCGTCACGAACGCGTCGAACGCCACGATGGCGGACGCCACCTGCGCCTCCGGCACCGGCACCGCCAGCGGGTCGAACGTCACCGAGCGCGGCAGGTAGTCCAGCGCCAGGTTCAACCCCGCGCTCGACTTGAGCAGCTCGCGGATTTCGCTGTCCGGCTCGTTGCGCCCCAGCGACACGTCCAGCTCCACGAACACCAGCTCCGGCACCCGCAGGCCCAGCACGCGAGCAATCTCTCCCGCCAGCAACTCCGCGATGAGCGCCTTGGCCCCCTGGCCCGCCCCACGGAACTTCACGACATAGAGCCCCGCGTCGTTCGCCTCCACGATGGCGGGCAATGAGCCCCCCTCGCGCAAGGGCGTCACGTAGCGCGTGGCGGTGACCGTCCTGAGCATCACTCGTCCTCGACAGTTCCCGGGCACTCCGGGGGTGGCGGCTGTACCACGGCCCTGCCCGACGGGGGAAACACCCTACACCTGACGGTGCTTCCCCTCGCGCGCCGCCAATTCAGTTGCGCGCAATTGAATTGGGCACTACATATTCTCCATGTCGA
This DNA window, taken from Corallococcus coralloides DSM 2259, encodes the following:
- a CDS encoding M1 family aminopeptidase, producing the protein MRCCHRHAPAAAGSSDPHPFSLPGATEHYAAPRPVRAEHVRIELDLDFTQRALAGTCTTRVSAVRTVSTVTFDAVDLDVIEARVDGRSVPFSNSGAHVRVELPRALDAGQACDIALTYRARPRRGLYFWGPDAGYPDRPLQAWTQGQDIDARCWFPCLDTPAQKATSEVIATFPATMTSLSNGVLVSDVTTGERRTQHHRMAQPHAPYLVTLVVGEFDEATDTAGTTPLRYLFPKGRREDALRCVARTPQMIAAYESITGEPYPWSGYAQVFVTEFILGGMEHTTATTLVDTVLHDARAHLDYNAEPLISHELAHQWFGDLLTCRDWPHGWLNEGFATYFEVLWKERGDNRDEADHHRALDLEAYLSETRERYARPIVARKFQAPMDLFDRHLYEKGGLVLHELRRRVGDDLFVRALRHYVASHRHGVVETVDLARAFEEATGHNLDPVFDQYVFSPGHPELKVEVRYEADDARLRITVRQTQRTDSGTPVFRLPLEVAVTVNGEDTRHRLELTDAEHRFHLPCPAAPTQVRVDPRRDVLGMLDVDKAVGLWREELANAPEARARTEAAHALGKDGGLRSVEALGRALKDAKLFWATRAACAKALGRIRTPEARALLLDAVATEHPRVRRAVVSALGEFRHDVEAAGSLRALLEAGDASYFVEAEAARALGRVRAPDALPLLEAATARPSFQDVIGAGAMDGLAETQDPAAFPVAVARTAYGQPAFLRRAAVSTVAKLAEVANRKREAVDLFAQLLRDPQFRVQLAVCDAASTLGDRRLLPALEGTTFSDPRTRRYAREAVRALREGAPQAREVASLREELDALKQETRTLREKLETLTLNAQPAAPARKPVRKPAAKRGRTTPKRRR
- a CDS encoding PAS domain-containing sensor histidine kinase, whose amino-acid sequence is MAAGAARELEAILDAAVDPFIACGPDERILHINAATERLLGWDREQLVGRPVTDLFPPRLHHFHGLSLPRYLLSRRKALGGRPTRVFARRRDGVELQVEMTVGATGLDGHERIVFTLRRMHEIIDSLEEPVEHIPGGPRPASHQETVDRLYRLLVENAPLGIFHFDRNPVITACNNLFSSFIGTSKRNLVGLHLLTLRDEGIMTCVRESLAGRPCDYEGDYRSLTTGKVIPVRIRFAPCYAEDGTVEGGVGIVEDITERRRVEAEREENLAQLDLLVRSAPVGIGFLDTNLRYVRVNETLARINGIPAEDHPGRTLPELLGEPGTIAEQGPRHVLRTGEPLVNQESVSDDDLGVPGPRRCFRGSFYPVRTPDGRVLGVGVLIEDITERRRAEEERAHLYREAQEAVRVRDDFLSIASHELKTPLTPLSLRLATLERRLERGENLDPGVLRHARHQLTRLTGLINDLLDASRIEAGRLALHPEATRFDLLVEHTLAGMEGQKGNHTFDFEPPQEPISVHGDTFRLEQVISNLLENALKYSPDGGTIRVRLSLTDDVAVLSVADPGIGIPEDQQQQLFDRYFRARNASTRSYGGLGLGLYISRDIVERHGGRIWVESVPGRGSTFYVALPTLASVRPALPQVWPDRHLH
- a CDS encoding HipA family kinase, whose amino-acid sequence is MLRTVTATRYVTPLREGGSLPAIVEANDAGLYVVKFRGAGQGAKALIAELLAGEIARVLGLRVPELVFVELDVSLGRNEPDSEIRELLKSSAGLNLALDYLPRSVTFDPLAVPVPEAQVASAIVAFDAFVTNVDRTPKNPNLLVWHRNLWLIDHGAAMYFHHSWDGWEERSQTRFAPIKDHVLLPWAHGLAEAGDLLQSRVTREVVERIVGSIPEAWLGQEPAFASTAEHRAAYVTWLMRRLEAAPAFIEEATRAHAQLV
- a CDS encoding alpha/beta hydrolase; its protein translation is MREPRTAAVLLALSLLGMGCAGARSTPPAVPGPLVYKSEAVGAPKPEALLVALHFSGSTPAFWDAPVQSLGIPVRTLLPQGPRPRRDGFTWFQADHEEKTWEGKTEDVERMAERLAELIREVRAAHPELRRVVVTGFSYGGDLAWMLAIRHPELVDAAVPMGTRLLGDPGQEPPVSRKVLVLQGEQDAIIPVQHTRERVAELQGRGVPIDVRTYPDLGHDVSPALLEDWRAFLRQSLQGQID
- a CDS encoding DUF488 domain-containing protein, translated to MIRLQRVYDEHGPDSRAGTRFLVDRLWPRGLKKADLHLDGWPREVGPSTELRRWFAHDVERWDEFRRRYTRELDAHHDAWEPLLEAARQGRVTLLFGARDTEHNNAVVLKDYLEARLKRPARTKPRRTVH
- a CDS encoding DUF3037 domain-containing protein — encoded protein: MPTPSSFDYAIIRLVPRVEREEFINVGVVLFCVQHRFLGARVELDVARLKALSPDADVELLAGHLESFRRVCVGGKDAGPIGRLPQKERWHWLVAPRSTMLQTGPVHAGLCDDPDRALEHLLDTMVRVKPAP
- a CDS encoding TspO/MBR family protein gives rise to the protein MQLSELGGSEGLEHNATLNRESLVALGAFSALTAGAVFLNAHSTREAVNGRWYKHLKKPPYQPPRQAFGPVWTALYGLIAVSGWRIWGSPAGAERSRALGLWFMQLGLNAAWSHLFFRKRQLKAAAVENWALLGSIAAYTAAASRVDRKAPWFMAPYLGWVSFANVLSTDIARRNA
- a CDS encoding J domain-containing protein, whose amino-acid sequence is MQAVLYFSDKQVREKLFSFVDAAQGLLLVAGVRHGAAMTRPPQAREPFAALEDLFGHVLSQVIVADEGTTEGMWRDPLGDLGDRLYPEDKKRAYAAATGYVLLEGGKPRAVVRKHASPAEDLWFLQEALSRLSHSIPAPDPEKRPGHRRPEPAPRAPPRYGPASDSGAPEEPADPWRRSSARGDASSRGSTGARPGSGRARVWQADEATPPRGSRAVAAEPETKDPWTVLGIERGTPKDEARKAFRTLIAQYHPDKVAHLAPEFHALAERRTREILDAWEALERDAD
- a CDS encoding endonuclease/exonuclease/phosphatase family protein — its product is MEPSALRIVTYNVRYFGHMLRGLASTLGPKRRVAAALATLDPLPDIVCLQEVETSSLRSNIVHRPTRPGETQLEAFMTRVEETFALQGRDMPYEAFYFRAHHYKVGELSLYTTGLAMLVNTRTLQVDRHNVEAPEHITHHHVQGLKERKQSRICAHMRVIRRADQRAFHIFNTHLSLPTPFAREFWATRDKMGCGVNQLHEAKKLTGFIGLHAKEEPFVVCGDFNSPPSSPVFRYLTGDAHLTCAQAAVGQINPTLSRAFPTAGFMHMRMHLDHLFSGGGVSWLDTEETRPFGDLTSRFHGLSDHVPLIARFRLAAPAPALVT